The genomic stretch GTGTGTGTTTGTGCAAGCATTGTGCCTCTGTATGAGAGCATGTTTGTGCAAACATAGCGTGTAACACAATGTTGCAGAGCCTCCGATACAATATGCATCTTCATGTCAAGTTTTAGGTGCGTTGTCGAGCAGCACACATCCGTCTCGACGAATGGCGTGGTGCACGCTGCACACGTCATCTCACGGCAGGTATTGATTTTAgcgttttatttatttatttatttattattttttcaaaatgaaagGAGGAAAATTAACGAAGGAGTTTGTTAATTTTGTGGGCAGTTTTATAATGGGCTACTTAAATGGGCCTTTTATATGAAACTACCTTTAAAGAAAGTTGAGGTCAAGAACTacaattatattttcaaaaacaAATTCTTGATCATGGAAGACCCATTCACACTTGATGCACTTCAAATGATATAGCAAAATTTGATTCATAATCCTATCTCATCATTCATTCATTCTCACAACGTTGCGGTCTCAACATGAGCTGCCTAAGCTTTGCGTTCGACAGCTCATACCGAGGCCGGCTGCTAGACGAGGTGCCCCCTGTTAACGAGGCCACACCTATGCCCGTCTCAGCAGCCAGCCTCTCGACCTCGTCTCCTCTTTCCATCACTTTGTCGAAGCAAATGTACCTGCTGCCGGGGGCTGCCTTCTTCATCTCCTCAAACACGCGCACATGCGCCTTAGCTAGTGTGTCGATGCTCACTGTTGCCAGCAGGCCATATGCATACATTTCCTCGACTCCTTTAAGGTATGCAATGGTAGGTGTTGGATTCCTCCTGCAGAAATCCGTGCCAGTGATGAGCCCGGGGCAGATGGTGGCCAGCTTCACGCCACTGGCTTTGGCAATCTCCCACGCTGCCTTCTCTGCCCTCAGCTTCCCAAGCGCGTACCAGAGCTGTCGATGATTAGAGGGAGAAACAAAAGGTTAGGATCGATTCTAGACCGTGATTACACGACCACTCTAGTGAACTGTATATACCTTTTTGTTTACGCATATAGCCTCGTCACTCCAGCTTTCGTGGTCAACGACACGCGTAGAGCTGTCGCGCCAAATGCAGGCCAAGAGAGACGAGGTGAGCACGCAATGTCTAACAGAAGGCGAAAGCCCACACGCCCTCACGACGTTCTTGCTCATATTCACTTCAATCTCAGCCATGGCTTTCTACACAACAGAATTTAGTTAGCTCATCTTAAAAATAGCATTTCATCAGCCACAACTCAGTGGATCAGATTCTTGAACTGATTAAACAGATTGTAATCTAATTTCAGCAATTTAACATCAAAACTATATAAGGTGCAATAGTTATATCCAAATCATGTTCAAGCACTAGGTTAACAATACTCACAGAGTAACCGGATAGCCCAGCCGGATCGACAAAAGCAGCAGGGTGGAAGACGCCACGACAGCCATCAAACGCCTCGGTTAGGCTTTGAACCTCAGTGAGCTTGGCCATCACAACTTCAACTACACTGTTGTTCAGCCTCATTTCACCGGATGTTTCCATCTCCCTCAGCTTCTCAACATCCTCTGCATTTTTCCGATTTTAAAGCTGTTAATTAGTTACTCATCACACCACAATAGATGCAAAATGTGCGAGTAGCattcattcttttcttttttagttgGAAAAGCATTCAATAAATAGGCCTGAGCTTCTCCCGCTCATGCCTTTAATGCTGAAATTCACGGAATAACGGGTTTATGATATATAAAAATggacaaaaaataaatttaacgattaaaataaaacaaaatccaaACCAGATCAAATGATCAATAATCCAACAATGTTTGTGAAAACCTCAATCGAGATTTTGATGAATTCGTTATTTGATTTCTGAGCAAAAATTGATGAATTCGAtatctaaaaaaacaaaattactcGAAAATTGAGCAGACAATGAAGATTAAGAAACAGCAACCGACCTTCATTATCGACGATGATTCGAACAGAGTAGCCGTTGAGTAGGAGCTGGTTCACGATAGCTATGCCGAGATAGGATACGCCGCTGGTGACGCAGACCATCCTGTCCAAGGCGTCGCCGGGAAACGCAGTCACCCTGGCGCCGCCGAAGCCGTCGCCGGCCTTGCGCCTGTTCACCGCGGCGCACGATAGCATCCGTCGGAATTCATCGAGCTCCGCCTTCTGCCTCACAATCCCCATCGCTGTTGCAGCAAAAAACTGAATTTGGAGAAGAAAATGAATAGAAAAAGACGATTTGCGGGAGTCATGTAAAAAGCGCTTCAGCAGATTATATCGATCCCAAATTACTTCGGCTATCCAACAACTTGCGGTAGAGTTCGAAAGCAACAGTTGAAGTGTTCCTACAGTTCAAatacaaattttattaaattgaagCCCAAATGAAATTTTTGCATGATTCAtacaaatttgaaatattataaaaagtaTGCAACGTAGATAAAAAGTTAACAATGTTCAAATGCACCTATAATggaattttattaaattgaggcgcaaataaaatttgaaatactatttttaaacaatactactataaaacaaagataaaatattttatactagCATAAATTATGTAATTACGTCTAAATTAAGCTATAAAAAGTGTTGAATTTATAAGCTTCTAGTAGTGGGATTGTCTATTTCGTTAAAATATATGGTTGAAAAAGACACTAATGTCTTGTCAGCGCTACAATAAAATGGGAGTACTAGCTACTAGTTTTTTCACCCTTAGTTTATAATTTCAGCAAACTATAATTACATAAGAATAAAAAGTAAAACTACATACTgattatgaaataaaaatacacttcaaaataaaaattttaagagcttcaaaaatattttcatgcattctttataaaattattttttcaaactcCCATTGTATATATTTCAAATACTTAAATTATAAGACAGCAGCAACATTTTTCTTCAACCTGACGTTCATAATATCCGGATTTGGTTATAACCTCTTGCTATTAGGAAATAATAGTTTTTTGCCCACTTGATTAgtaaaagaaattgaaattaaaagcGTGAGAACAATGGAAATTTGAGGTTTAACATTTTTCTGGAAAGTCAGACATGGAGTGAATTACGAAATTTAGAcatatgacaaaaaataaaaaatagatgcAACTATATCCATCAGCTGGTCACGGTCCAATTTTATTTTGAGAAACGTCCTATTTTATGAAAAAACATATTTTCCTGACGTGACACTATTATAGTAGTATAGTGACTAGTCTAGTAAACAATCCGGCTTAGCTAcggctttagagcatccacgatcgtactcttgccagcggcacggttgtgggcccgggcgatACTATTAATGCTtactctctggcaagagcacaacacccacaactgtgatcttccgcaaggacgagcacaattaatttaatattcaattaaacataaacatttccataatactaaaattcattaaaaaacataaataatattacaaatgacaaataaaataaaaaacgacataattaaaatcctaaaaattaaaaattacataattaaaatactaaaaattaaaaaaaccactactcgttgctgaatttcgcccacatgtgtttgattaggtcttcttgtagctgaatgtgggttcgggtatagCGCAttgtgaaatccatttgaggttttgaatgagggatgaatgtgttgatagtttgtatgagaattttaagaatgagagatgaatgagagatgaattgatgtgataaatggatgatgaatgtgtgtatttatagatgattttgggggaaaaaaataaaaaaaaaactcaaaaaaaatcagaaaaaacgggaaaaaacggtcatatttttgggatttggaaattttttttaatcattttatataatttaaaaacgatttttaaattaaaaaaaataattcaaaggcaacggctatgtcgttgcccaatcataagccgccacgtcgcctgctcgccgctggcacggacgacggccttcactcccaccaccgttgtggatgctcttaagcagCTCGCGTTGGTAGATGATAATTAAGAATTTTACAAATTATAATCAGTTGTCGTTTgtaatatttagttatattccttaacaaaaatattttatatgcgAAGTCTTAAAATAATACAAATCACTACAAATAGGAGTAATACATTTTACATATACAGAAGTAGACATACACCTTTAAAAGGCCCAATTATCTGTATTTTTTGggtttaaaaattttgcagctCCTATAGATACAAAGCAATGAACATATAGAAAAATTTCTCT from Salvia splendens isolate huo1 chromosome 15, SspV2, whole genome shotgun sequence encodes the following:
- the LOC121767700 gene encoding cinnamoyl-CoA reductase-like SNL6; the protein is MGIVRQKAELDEFRRMLSCAAVNRRKAGDGFGGARVTAFPGDALDRMVCVTSGVSYLGIAIVNQLLLNGYSVRIIVDNEEDVEKLREMETSGEMRLNNSVVEVVMAKLTEVQSLTEAFDGCRGVFHPAAFVDPAGLSGYSKAMAEIEVNMSKNVVRACGLSPSVRHCVLTSSLLACIWRDSSTRVVDHESWSDEAICVNKKLWYALGKLRAEKAAWEIAKASGVKLATICPGLITGTDFCRRNPTPTIAYLKGVEEMYAYGLLATVSIDTLAKAHVRVFEEMKKAAPGSRYICFDKVMERGDEVERLAAETGIGVASLTGGTSSSSRPRYELSNAKLRQLMLRPQRCENE